Proteins co-encoded in one Mycobacterium mantenii genomic window:
- a CDS encoding DUF732 domain-containing protein translates to MPSPRWLAALAVPVMAGAALVTSAVAIADPLDATYLAQLRAAGFSWPPEHDSALTGMGRLICDDIGWGWTYDQIAQSIHQTLDPRNVTFGDIGSMVSLAHSTYCPLQQCWSTHC, encoded by the coding sequence ATGCCCTCACCTCGCTGGCTTGCCGCATTGGCCGTCCCCGTTATGGCGGGCGCTGCCCTTGTCACTAGCGCCGTTGCGATTGCCGATCCGCTCGATGCCACTTACCTGGCTCAATTGCGTGCCGCCGGGTTCAGCTGGCCGCCCGAACACGACTCCGCCCTCACCGGCATGGGTCGGCTGATCTGCGACGACATCGGCTGGGGTTGGACGTACGACCAGATCGCCCAGAGCATCCACCAAACGTTGGACCCGCGGAACGTGACCTTCGGAGATATCGGATCGATGGTGAGCCTTGCGCATTCGACCTACTGCCCGCTTCAGCAGTGCTGGTCGACGCACTGCTGA
- a CDS encoding DUF732 domain-containing protein gives MRVGPGKWPAACAMLLCTVALAFATPALADESDDAFIAGLSKGGISIPDNSDAIAKARTICTSIAANPNASVLAIQLARQTPLSVKQSAYFVGLSIATYCPQYKDDIDPSVIWLLPGPPLM, from the coding sequence ATGAGGGTTGGTCCTGGGAAGTGGCCGGCCGCCTGCGCGATGTTGCTGTGCACCGTCGCGCTGGCCTTCGCAACGCCGGCCTTGGCGGATGAGTCCGACGACGCATTCATCGCGGGCCTGTCCAAGGGCGGAATCAGCATCCCCGACAACAGCGATGCGATTGCGAAGGCCCGCACGATTTGCACCAGCATCGCAGCAAACCCGAACGCATCGGTGCTGGCCATCCAGTTGGCGAGGCAAACACCCCTCTCCGTCAAGCAGTCGGCCTACTTCGTCGGGCTGTCCATTGCCACCTATTGTCCGCAATACAAGGACGACATCGACCCCTCGGTGATCTGGCTGCTGCCGGGTCCGCCGCTCATGTAA
- a CDS encoding DUF4189 domain-containing protein — MRSIIAVVVAVGCASIALPAPKAAADDDFVALAVSAGTGRAAGWGTAGSQDQANQVALAHCTAEAGDACVVVAGTRNGCASVAFDRVSGRFQGGSGPDTTASTADALARLGSPNGRIKATHCSS, encoded by the coding sequence GTGCGGTCAATCATTGCCGTCGTCGTTGCGGTCGGTTGCGCGAGCATCGCGCTGCCCGCGCCGAAAGCGGCCGCCGACGATGATTTCGTCGCCCTGGCGGTGTCCGCCGGAACCGGCCGAGCCGCCGGGTGGGGCACCGCCGGCAGTCAGGATCAGGCAAACCAAGTCGCGCTGGCCCACTGCACCGCCGAAGCCGGTGATGCCTGCGTCGTGGTGGCGGGCACGCGCAACGGCTGCGCATCGGTGGCGTTCGACCGCGTTTCCGGACGTTTCCAGGGTGGGTCCGGCCCGGACACAACGGCATCCACCGCGGACGCCCTGGCCAGGTTGGGCTCGCCCAACGGACGGATCAAGGCCACGCACTGCTCGTCCTGA
- a CDS encoding amidohydrolase family protein — MATTWDTLDRYVVVSTDTHAGADLYDYKPYLPARLHDEFDAWAKAYASPFDDLIVATAARNWDHDLRIAEMDADGVAAEVLLPNTIPPFFPTTPNITISLPRTREDFEKRWAGVQAHNRWQIDFCSLAPARRRGLIQIFPNDVELAAEEIRWGAEQGCFGGVLIPAVSPGDPQVAPLFHTRYEPIWALCAELDLTVVQHAGAGSPEMPMDQPASNAVLITEMAIWAQRTLGHLILAGVFERYPTLRFVPTEQGTLWVPGQLGILDAMVPTMKSDAGNRTYGMFGGSSVDELTLTPSEYVQRNCYLASELMPFDGAMIDFMGPEHIMWGSDYPHEEGFTPHSKLAIRWALHDRPEDACRKILGGNAGRLYRFDLDALVPVAAKIGPTVAEVHTPLEDTGYCAPAAFGYRPFEGGLALKRLAPERR, encoded by the coding sequence ATGGCTACAACCTGGGACACATTGGATCGCTATGTCGTCGTCTCGACGGATACCCACGCCGGGGCGGATCTCTACGACTACAAACCGTATCTGCCGGCGCGTCTGCACGATGAGTTCGATGCGTGGGCCAAGGCCTACGCCAGCCCGTTCGACGATCTGATCGTCGCCACCGCTGCCCGCAACTGGGACCACGATCTTCGTATCGCGGAGATGGACGCCGACGGGGTGGCCGCCGAGGTGCTGCTGCCCAACACTATTCCACCGTTTTTCCCGACCACCCCCAACATCACCATCAGCTTGCCCCGCACGCGTGAGGACTTCGAGAAGCGTTGGGCCGGAGTGCAAGCCCACAACCGGTGGCAGATCGACTTCTGTTCGCTGGCCCCGGCCCGGCGCCGCGGGTTGATTCAAATCTTTCCCAACGATGTCGAGCTGGCGGCCGAAGAAATCCGCTGGGGCGCCGAGCAGGGCTGCTTCGGTGGCGTGCTCATTCCGGCGGTCTCGCCCGGTGACCCGCAGGTGGCCCCGCTTTTTCACACCCGCTACGAACCGATCTGGGCGCTGTGCGCGGAGCTGGATCTGACGGTGGTGCAGCACGCGGGGGCCGGGAGTCCCGAGATGCCGATGGACCAGCCCGCCTCCAATGCGGTGTTGATCACCGAGATGGCGATCTGGGCCCAACGCACACTGGGTCACCTGATCCTGGCCGGGGTGTTCGAACGATACCCGACACTGCGATTCGTGCCGACCGAGCAGGGCACGCTCTGGGTGCCCGGGCAACTCGGCATCCTCGACGCGATGGTGCCGACCATGAAGTCGGACGCCGGCAACCGCACCTACGGAATGTTCGGCGGATCGTCGGTCGACGAGCTGACGCTGACCCCGAGTGAATACGTCCAGCGGAACTGCTATTTGGCCAGTGAGCTGATGCCTTTCGACGGCGCGATGATCGATTTCATGGGTCCGGAGCACATCATGTGGGGCAGCGACTATCCGCACGAGGAAGGCTTCACGCCACACTCCAAGTTGGCCATTCGGTGGGCCCTGCACGACAGGCCCGAGGATGCCTGCCGAAAGATCCTGGGCGGCAACGCGGGTCGCCTGTATCGCTTCGACCTCGATGCCTTGGTGCCGGTGGCGGCCAAGATCGGGCCCACCGTCGCAGAGGTGCACACGCCGTTGGAGGACACGGGCTATTGCGCCCCGGCCGCTTTCGGCTACCGGCCCTTCGAAGGAGGGTTGGCCCTCAAGCGGCTGGCCCCGGAGCGGCGCTAA
- a CDS encoding IclR family transcriptional regulator, whose amino-acid sequence MAPRPSPQTERVVNLFEQLAGDGSRGMTLAEVSRQLSVHKASCHSMLSELLRAGWLLRDPVRKTYHLGPALVRLGRQAAARYPALVLARSAMAELSAATGAHCVAFAVSDDYSTVVDQVRSRHGGGHPMPIGTQFPHRPPYGASTVAWAGPEARERWLAALPEDVRDRYRQAITTARQRGYAVGLHLLPDVRLQELALIVRSAEVRSTRLSQLAQALTDELIHQEDWFPISLEPDRTYEVSHIDSPILERGSRIALMLSLVPSAEPMTGAAVAGLGRQLASATKRLGAALTEESG is encoded by the coding sequence ATGGCGCCGCGTCCCTCCCCGCAGACCGAGCGGGTGGTGAACCTGTTCGAGCAGCTGGCGGGTGACGGCAGCCGGGGCATGACACTGGCCGAGGTGTCGCGCCAGTTGAGCGTGCACAAAGCCAGCTGCCACTCGATGCTGTCCGAATTGCTCCGCGCCGGCTGGCTGCTGCGCGACCCGGTTCGCAAGACCTACCACCTGGGCCCCGCCCTGGTCCGTCTCGGCCGCCAGGCGGCGGCCCGCTATCCGGCTCTGGTGTTGGCCCGTTCGGCGATGGCCGAACTGTCGGCCGCGACGGGCGCCCACTGCGTTGCCTTCGCGGTGAGCGACGACTACTCCACGGTCGTCGATCAGGTGCGAAGCCGGCACGGCGGCGGTCACCCGATGCCCATCGGCACCCAGTTTCCCCACCGGCCCCCGTATGGGGCGTCGACCGTGGCGTGGGCCGGGCCGGAGGCTCGGGAGCGCTGGCTGGCCGCGCTGCCCGAAGACGTGCGCGATCGCTACCGCCAGGCCATCACCACCGCCCGGCAGCGCGGCTACGCGGTCGGTCTGCACCTGCTGCCCGATGTGCGCCTGCAGGAACTGGCGCTGATCGTGCGCAGTGCCGAGGTGCGTTCCACCCGGCTCAGCCAGCTGGCGCAGGCCTTGACCGACGAACTGATCCACCAGGAGGACTGGTTCCCGATCAGCCTGGAACCGGACCGCACCTACGAGGTAAGCCACATCGACTCCCCGATCCTGGAGCGCGGCTCCCGCATCGCCCTGATGCTCAGCCTGGTCCCCAGCGCCGAGCCGATGACCGGTGCGGCGGTCGCCGGCCTGGGGCGCCAACTCGCTTCCGCGACAAAGCGACTCGGCGCTGCCTTGACCGAAGAGTCCGGTTAG